A window from Salvia miltiorrhiza cultivar Shanhuang (shh) chromosome 2, IMPLAD_Smil_shh, whole genome shotgun sequence encodes these proteins:
- the LOC131008174 gene encoding uncharacterized protein LOC131008174: MAMPMIHKQQHKRIYSYIVPQEDRTRALSERLLEVAASDVLVFVPCNVGGHWILTIIQVEKGQAFLMDPKSHRNKDIIWKSVVDTAISMVTAKKGKKMKKATWEVIKGPTQPDDKQCGYFVMRFMRDIIEGFQNAAASTFHLSSLFKGVTTYSQNQLNEVREEWATCVIKHALDG; the protein is encoded by the exons ATGGCCATGCCCATGATCCACAAACAACAGCACAAAAGGATATACTCCTATATTGTGCCGCAAGAGGATAGAACACGCGCATTGTCAGAGAGATTACTTGAGGTTGCTGCATCAGATGTACTCGTATTCGTGCCTTGCAACGTGGG TGGGCATTGGATTCTTACAATCATTCAAGTTGAAAAAGGACAAGCTTTTCTAATGGATCCTAAAAGTCATCGTAATAAGGACATCATATGGAAGTCTGTTGTCGACAC TGCGATAAGTATGGTCACTGcaaaaaagggaaagaaaatgaaaaaagcaACTTGGGAAGTTATAAAG GGTCCTACACAACCTGATGACAAGCAATGTGGTTATTTTGTGATGAGGTTTATGAGAGATATTATCGAAGGGTTTCAAAATGCAGCAGCCTCTACTTTTCACTTGTCATCACTg TTTAAAGGAGTTACTACTTATTCTCAAAATCAACTCAACGAGGTCCGTGAAGAATGGGCAACATGTGTGATAAAGCATGCATTGGATGGATAG